A part of Flavobacteriaceae bacterium GSB9 genomic DNA contains:
- a CDS encoding glutamine synthetase beta-grasp domain-containing protein: protein MAKIKLEYIWLDGYFPTQNMRSKTKVEEHEDFKGTLEEIGNWSFDGSSTRQAIGGSSDCVLKPVAIYPDPERINGYLVMTEVMNPDGTPHKSNGRATIDDEDDDFWFGFEQEYFIMDTKTELPLGFPRGGYPAPQGMYYCSVGGLNTHGRDLVEEHADLCIEAGLNFEGINQEVACGQWEFQLFAKGAKQAGDEIWIARYLLDRLTEKYGYYIEYHPKPLGRDLDWNGSGMHANFSNSLLRTCGSKEVYEKVCEAFRPVVKEHIEVYGEFNDQRLTGDHETQSIDEFSYGVSDRGASIRIPIATVERGYKGWLEDRRPASNGDPYKIAARIIKTVKSANI, encoded by the coding sequence ATGGCAAAAATCAAGTTAGAATATATTTGGTTAGATGGATACTTCCCTACCCAAAATATGAGAAGTAAAACTAAAGTAGAGGAGCATGAGGATTTCAAAGGTACTCTTGAAGAAATAGGAAACTGGTCTTTCGATGGGTCTTCTACAAGACAAGCCATTGGAGGTTCTTCGGACTGTGTTTTAAAGCCTGTTGCTATTTATCCTGACCCAGAGCGTATCAACGGATATTTAGTAATGACAGAGGTAATGAATCCTGACGGAACACCCCACAAATCTAACGGTCGAGCTACTATTGACGATGAAGATGATGATTTCTGGTTTGGTTTTGAGCAAGAGTACTTTATAATGGATACCAAAACTGAATTACCTTTAGGTTTCCCTAGAGGTGGATACCCTGCACCACAAGGCATGTACTATTGTTCTGTTGGTGGTTTAAACACTCACGGACGTGATTTAGTTGAAGAGCATGCTGATTTATGTATCGAGGCTGGATTAAACTTTGAAGGTATTAACCAAGAGGTTGCTTGCGGACAGTGGGAATTCCAATTGTTTGCTAAAGGTGCGAAACAAGCTGGTGACGAAATCTGGATTGCAAGATATTTACTAGACCGTTTAACTGAAAAATACGGTTACTATATTGAGTACCACCCAAAACCACTAGGTAGAGATTTAGACTGGAACGGTTCTGGTATGCACGCTAACTTCTCTAACTCGTTATTAAGAACTTGTGGAAGTAAAGAAGTTTACGAAAAAGTATGTGAAGCTTTCCGTCCGGTAGTAAAAGAACACATTGAGGTTTACGGTGAGTTTAACGACCAACGTTTAACTGGAGACCATGAAACGCAATCTATCGATGAGTTCTCTTATGGTGTATCTGACCGTGGTGCTTCAATCCGTATTCCTATTGCAACTGTAGAAAGAGGTTACAAAGGATGGTTAGAAGACAGACGACCAGCATCTAACGGTGATCCATATAAAATCGCTGCTAGAATTATCAAAACCGTAAAATCTGCTAATATTTAA